A stretch of Crossiella cryophila DNA encodes these proteins:
- a CDS encoding nucleotidyltransferase family protein yields MTTLHKSRVRSRLQTPPLTAADIARLTELARFPAEGRPLRHPVPHRGDPLAGLLDRHRLDGIAAAAGQAPASPAPGPALAEADTVLATLAAARVRALRLKGSWIAGELYPRPAMRPMSDVDLLVSEQDNGRAVVALRQAGYRVVPGQEFNGTSKRLHGAQLHHPDRGVPVELHHRIARQLPLSRLARLLGLSPSACALPPVAHLLHRLLDIAKDGWARTGLLPYTDVLLLLRQAQVRVPELLDLAVAARVPGASASALLAFDALLGPELTAAELARCRRLEPAAVRLARLAALRQDGGWRVRYTPRWQRRIIRLALGRTY; encoded by the coding sequence GTGACCACCCTGCACAAGAGCCGGGTGCGCAGCCGCCTGCAGACCCCGCCGCTGACCGCGGCCGACATCGCCCGGCTCACCGAACTCGCCCGCTTCCCGGCCGAGGGCCGCCCGCTGCGGCACCCGGTCCCGCACCGGGGGGACCCGCTCGCCGGACTCCTCGACCGGCACCGCCTGGACGGCATCGCCGCGGCCGCGGGCCAGGCCCCGGCGAGCCCGGCCCCCGGCCCGGCGCTGGCCGAGGCGGACACCGTGCTCGCCACCCTGGCCGCCGCGCGGGTGCGGGCGTTGCGGCTGAAGGGATCCTGGATCGCCGGCGAGCTGTACCCCCGGCCGGCCATGCGCCCGATGTCCGATGTGGACCTGCTGGTGTCCGAGCAGGACAACGGCCGCGCCGTGGTGGCACTGCGGCAGGCCGGCTACCGGGTGGTGCCAGGGCAGGAGTTCAACGGCACCTCCAAGCGCCTGCACGGAGCCCAGCTGCACCACCCGGACCGCGGCGTGCCGGTCGAACTGCACCACCGCATCGCCCGGCAGCTGCCGCTGTCCCGGCTGGCGCGGCTGCTCGGCCTCAGCCCCTCGGCCTGCGCCCTCCCGCCGGTGGCACACCTGTTGCACCGCCTGCTCGACATCGCCAAGGACGGCTGGGCCCGCACCGGACTGCTGCCTTACACCGATGTGCTGCTGTTGCTGCGCCAGGCCCAGGTCCGGGTGCCCGAACTGCTCGACCTCGCGGTGGCCGCGCGGGTGCCCGGCGCGAGCGCCTCGGCCCTGCTCGCCTTCGACGCGCTGCTGGGCCCCGAACTCACCGCGGCCGAACTGGCCAGGTGCCGGCGGCTGGAACCGGCCGCGGTGCGCCTGGCCCGGCTGGCCGCCCTGCGCCAGGACGGCGGGTGGCGGGTGCGGTACACGCCCCGTTGGCAGCGCCGGATCATCCGGCTGGCACTGGGAAGGACCTACTGA